In Hyla sarda isolate aHylSar1 chromosome 9, aHylSar1.hap1, whole genome shotgun sequence, the following proteins share a genomic window:
- the LOC130291550 gene encoding uncharacterized protein LOC130291550, which translates to MKREEEIEEEEKREEERKSEEEVEKRGEKRKREEEEKREEKRKREEGSEEVEKTGQKRKREEESEEEEKREEKRKKAEENEEVEKKRRGEDARVLEDEEPRPGTSQDPGTSSN; encoded by the coding sequence atgaagagggaagaggagattgaggaggaggagaagagagaagaggagaggaagAGCGAAGAGGAGGtggagaagagaggagagaagaggaagagagaagaggaggagaagagagaagagaagaggaagagggaagagggGAGCGAGGAGGTGGAGAAGACAGGtcagaagaggaagagagaagaggagagcgaagaggaggagaagagagaagagaagagGAAGAAAGCAGAAGAGAATGAAGAGGTGGAGaaaaagaggagaggagaggatgcCAGAGTAttggaggatgaggagccaaGACCAGGCACCAGCCAGGACCCCGGAACATCAAGCAACTAA